Proteins encoded by one window of Brevibacterium atlanticum:
- the galE gene encoding UDP-glucose 4-epimerase GalE has protein sequence MTVLVTGGAGYIGSHVVRLLTERGDDVLVVDDFSTGIGARVDGLPVVDLDLAAPDATDRLVAAIEEHNVDSIIHFAAKKQVGESVEEPVMYYRQNIGGLTNILAAVERAGIESLVFSSSAATYGMPDVDMVGEDLDCRPINPYGQTKLIGEWMIDNQITASKMRGTTFNAVKLRYFNVAGAGWPELADTAVMNLIPIVLGRLADGKAPVVFGDDYDTPDGTCIRDYVHVKDLAEAHIASLDYMKAGGTTETVFNVGTGTGASVKEVIDTIAEVTGRDIVPDMGERRAGDPPALVADVSRIQALLSWKAEFGLEEIVRSAVEAAEMLPEQN, from the coding sequence ATGACAGTACTGGTGACCGGAGGGGCAGGCTACATCGGTTCGCACGTGGTGAGGCTGCTCACCGAACGAGGTGACGACGTCCTCGTGGTCGATGACTTCTCCACCGGAATCGGAGCCCGGGTCGACGGTCTGCCTGTCGTCGATCTCGACCTGGCAGCCCCCGATGCTACCGACCGCCTCGTCGCCGCTATCGAAGAGCACAACGTCGACTCGATCATCCACTTCGCCGCGAAGAAGCAGGTCGGCGAGTCCGTCGAAGAACCGGTCATGTACTACCGGCAGAACATCGGCGGCCTGACGAACATCCTCGCCGCTGTCGAACGCGCAGGCATCGAATCGCTCGTCTTCTCCTCCTCGGCCGCGACCTACGGCATGCCCGATGTCGACATGGTGGGAGAAGACCTCGACTGCCGTCCGATCAACCCCTATGGCCAGACGAAGCTCATCGGCGAATGGATGATCGACAACCAGATCACGGCCTCGAAGATGCGCGGGACGACGTTCAATGCCGTGAAGTTGCGCTACTTCAACGTCGCCGGAGCCGGCTGGCCCGAGCTCGCCGACACCGCAGTCATGAACCTCATCCCGATCGTGTTGGGCCGGCTCGCCGACGGCAAGGCTCCCGTCGTCTTCGGCGACGACTACGACACCCCCGACGGCACGTGCATCCGCGACTACGTCCACGTCAAGGACCTCGCCGAAGCCCACATCGCCTCGCTGGACTACATGAAGGCCGGGGGCACTACGGAGACCGTGTTCAATGTCGGTACCGGCACGGGCGCCTCGGTCAAGGAAGTCATCGACACCATCGCCGAGGTGACCGGCCGTGACATCGTCCCCGACATGGGCGAGCGTCGCGCCGGAGATCCGCCGGCCCTCGTTGCCGACGTCTCCCGGATCCAGGCGCTGCTGAGCTGGAAAGCCGAATTCGGTCTCGAAGAGATCGTCCGCAGCGCCGTCGAAGCCGCGGAAATGCTGCCCGAGCAGAACTAG
- a CDS encoding FAD-dependent oxidoreductase, whose translation MSHHIVIGAGLAGAATAYALTARGEDVTVLERHTPANDRGSSHGSARIFRYAYPDRLYTELVVRSRDLWSAVEAAAGTELISVTGAIDHGDVRHTAELAEIFDAVGVDHEVLDPAQASERWPQFAFDTEVLFHPDAGVIDAETTVNTLLDLARATGHARVLTDWTVAEVTRRSAGGFRATSATGESVEAESVIVAAGGWLPALLGALGLPEGFLSALPRFEVRQEQAFHMPYRDADESGLPRTRWPTFIHKSSEIFTYGLPGGRDAGFAGQKLAQFNGGRVIDSALDQDGQITEEMRTRMIDYAKRHLPGLVPEPYAETTCLFTNTPNEDFVIDEVDGLVIVSACSGHGAKFAPLLGEFAADLATGAGGVPERFRVGAR comes from the coding sequence ATGTCCCACCACATCGTCATCGGCGCCGGGCTCGCCGGAGCCGCGACCGCCTATGCGCTGACCGCCCGCGGCGAGGACGTCACCGTCCTCGAACGGCACACCCCAGCGAACGATCGCGGCAGCTCCCACGGCTCCGCCCGCATCTTCCGCTACGCCTACCCCGACCGGCTCTACACCGAACTCGTCGTGAGATCCCGCGACCTCTGGTCCGCAGTCGAGGCCGCAGCCGGCACCGAGCTCATCTCCGTCACCGGTGCGATCGACCACGGCGACGTCCGGCACACCGCCGAACTCGCCGAGATCTTCGACGCCGTCGGGGTCGACCACGAAGTCCTCGACCCCGCACAGGCTTCTGAACGCTGGCCGCAGTTCGCCTTCGACACCGAGGTCCTCTTCCACCCCGATGCCGGCGTCATCGACGCCGAAACCACAGTCAACACTCTCCTCGACCTGGCTCGGGCCACCGGTCACGCTCGGGTCCTCACCGATTGGACGGTCGCCGAGGTGACCCGACGTTCCGCGGGCGGCTTCAGGGCCACCTCGGCGACAGGGGAATCCGTCGAAGCCGAAAGCGTCATCGTCGCTGCCGGCGGATGGCTGCCCGCCCTCCTCGGCGCTCTCGGACTCCCCGAGGGATTCCTCTCCGCGCTGCCACGGTTCGAAGTGCGGCAGGAGCAGGCCTTCCACATGCCCTACCGCGACGCCGACGAATCAGGGCTGCCGCGCACCCGCTGGCCGACGTTCATCCATAAGTCCTCCGAGATCTTCACCTACGGTCTGCCCGGCGGCCGGGATGCCGGATTCGCCGGTCAGAAGCTCGCCCAGTTCAACGGCGGCCGAGTGATCGATTCGGCGCTCGACCAGGACGGACAGATCACCGAGGAGATGCGGACTCGGATGATCGACTACGCGAAGCGCCACCTGCCCGGACTCGTGCCGGAGCCGTACGCGGAGACGACGTGCCTGTTCACGAACACCCCGAACGAGGACTTCGTCATCGATGAGGTCGACGGGCTCGTCATCGTCTCCGCCTGTTCCGGGCACGGGGCGAAGTTCGCGCCGCTCCTCGGCGAGTTCGCAGCCGACCTCGCGACCGGTGCCGGCGGCGTGCCTGAGCGGTTCCGGGTGGGTGCCCGGTAG
- a CDS encoding choice-of-anchor G family protein → MRILRGRPGTGRKIALGTVAAGSALALTAMTVSPAAAAGRPDNGAQQDAEAWGQLIQSELFGGQLADAASAYSSSPDHTGASTTPLDVGALNALKIDLGNGASLPLISEGDGEGLLHLGNAGALNSYGHAPKYNEAKASAGAVGSDGALNLDDINEGKFGNANVDLTAVLNQLGLSGVTDQVVDDLSLELGAIASTADSNGTDYTPEYVVADGVLTVSSPAVEGISSALTEVVDGAGGTLEEVIGDEGLANSLAGIGLNLDVLLASVKVGGADTKVSVEVGDALNGIVENLINKELEDKSGIVSIDLESGKIKINLAKVVEGGNGEDLNGLDPNTQVLTSDTISKITTAVSDALGALTEKITDTVSDALNDVHLVIDLPASISLLGQTVGGKVTVDATLGQLAGTDTTKPTVTTDLKISVLGTNISVGQILNVITTPVINAVLGITKPLIGGILSATSDELSKSLTGVVNPVLTSLDPVFKALNQVVDLTINEQSPVPAKQEGVSAQSALENSYVDGDNGDGFTVNAVSLELLPSANAIDINLASSSVRATADAPEEPGDDDVNTNAAASAAASATADDDGNEAAQAASQAAANDDATSTASAAAEEDAQAAAQAAATEDASTTASTDATTDESASSTAASQAAANADNSENTNAESSAAANADPAAAASAASTADSSAAASENAAADADADPSADADPDAAAGDEADANVNAAASASASADADDDGDPAAQAAAQAAANPDADTAASAAANENAEAAAESAANEEASSETSADATTETNASAQKAANAAANADNSDSTNAQASSATNANASAAASSAATADSSSEASASAAADADDSVVSDASNDTTANANATASAAASAQADADTDPAAQAAAQAAADEDANNTASAAADENAEAAASSAANEEATAQASTDATTETNAAAQAAATATADSDDNDSANADTTAAQNANASAAAATAANADSSSEASAQAAADADGNDDGAAADTSADPDADAADEADANANVNAAASASASANADDDNNAAAEAAAVAAADNDANKTASAAADENAEAAAESAADEEASSETSTDATSDPNASAQQAANAAANADNEDDSNAQASAAANANAGAAASAASTADSSSEASAAAAADGDEADAAAEGAEANASTDGDEANASADGGAASASADGDEASASADSEKATSANSSASADSDQAASANAGTSASANAGSGANASAGSSTNASGSSAGGDLPRTGADGVPAMVGFAALLLAGGAAAVWATRRYRASAGKH, encoded by the coding sequence ATGAGAATACTGAGAGGCCGGCCTGGAACCGGTCGGAAGATTGCATTAGGCACGGTCGCCGCCGGATCGGCACTCGCGCTGACTGCAATGACCGTGTCCCCGGCGGCAGCGGCCGGGCGACCTGACAATGGAGCACAGCAAGACGCCGAAGCGTGGGGGCAATTGATTCAGTCCGAGCTTTTCGGCGGACAGCTCGCCGACGCAGCTTCGGCATACAGCAGCTCGCCGGATCACACAGGAGCCAGCACTACTCCTCTCGACGTCGGAGCTCTCAATGCGCTCAAGATCGATCTGGGCAACGGAGCTTCCCTGCCGCTGATCAGCGAAGGAGACGGAGAGGGCCTACTCCATCTGGGGAACGCCGGAGCTCTCAATTCATACGGGCACGCCCCCAAATACAATGAGGCAAAAGCGAGCGCGGGCGCTGTCGGGTCCGACGGTGCCCTGAACCTCGACGACATAAACGAGGGCAAGTTCGGTAACGCCAACGTCGACCTGACTGCTGTCCTCAATCAGCTCGGCCTCAGTGGAGTCACCGACCAGGTTGTCGACGACCTCAGTCTCGAGCTTGGCGCGATCGCTTCGACCGCCGATAGCAACGGCACTGATTACACTCCGGAGTACGTGGTCGCTGATGGCGTTCTGACCGTCTCGAGTCCTGCCGTTGAAGGAATCTCTAGTGCGCTGACAGAGGTCGTCGACGGCGCTGGCGGCACTCTCGAAGAAGTCATCGGGGATGAGGGCCTCGCGAATTCCCTTGCGGGCATCGGCCTCAATCTCGACGTGTTGCTGGCCTCCGTGAAAGTCGGCGGAGCTGACACTAAGGTGTCCGTCGAAGTCGGAGATGCTCTGAACGGCATCGTGGAGAACCTCATCAACAAGGAGCTCGAAGACAAGTCCGGCATCGTATCCATCGATCTCGAGAGCGGAAAGATCAAGATCAATCTTGCCAAGGTCGTCGAGGGTGGTAATGGTGAGGATCTGAATGGTCTGGACCCGAACACTCAGGTGCTGACGTCGGATACGATTTCCAAGATCACAACCGCGGTGTCTGACGCACTCGGCGCTCTGACCGAGAAGATCACCGATACTGTCTCCGATGCTCTCAATGACGTCCACCTTGTCATCGACCTGCCCGCGTCGATTTCGCTGCTTGGGCAGACAGTCGGAGGCAAAGTCACGGTGGACGCCACCCTCGGCCAACTGGCGGGTACAGATACCACCAAGCCGACCGTCACTACAGATCTTAAGATCAGCGTCCTCGGAACAAACATCAGTGTCGGCCAAATTCTCAACGTGATTACCACTCCGGTTATTAATGCAGTACTCGGCATTACCAAGCCGCTCATCGGCGGTATCCTTAGTGCGACCTCGGACGAGCTCTCGAAGAGTCTTACCGGCGTCGTCAATCCGGTCCTGACCTCGCTCGATCCCGTGTTCAAGGCGCTCAACCAGGTCGTCGACCTTACAATCAATGAGCAGTCGCCTGTGCCCGCCAAGCAGGAGGGTGTAAGCGCCCAGTCTGCGCTCGAGAACAGCTACGTTGACGGCGACAACGGCGACGGCTTCACGGTCAACGCCGTAAGTCTGGAATTGCTGCCGTCGGCAAACGCCATCGACATCAACCTCGCGTCGTCGTCGGTTCGTGCAACAGCTGATGCTCCGGAGGAGCCCGGTGATGATGACGTGAACACGAACGCAGCGGCTTCTGCTGCCGCATCGGCAACTGCCGATGACGATGGCAACGAGGCGGCCCAGGCAGCATCGCAGGCCGCAGCCAACGATGACGCCACGTCAACCGCTTCAGCCGCCGCGGAGGAGGATGCACAGGCCGCAGCCCAGGCTGCAGCGACGGAAGACGCATCGACTACAGCTTCGACCGACGCGACGACAGACGAGAGCGCTTCGTCGACAGCCGCATCTCAGGCCGCAGCGAACGCCGACAACTCCGAGAACACGAATGCGGAATCCTCCGCTGCAGCGAACGCCGATCCGGCAGCTGCTGCGTCGGCGGCCTCGACGGCAGATTCGTCGGCCGCCGCCTCGGAGAATGCAGCCGCAGACGCCGACGCTGATCCCTCGGCCGATGCCGACCCGGACGCAGCTGCAGGTGATGAAGCAGATGCAAACGTGAACGCAGCGGCTTCGGCTTCGGCATCCGCCGATGCAGATGACGATGGCGATCCGGCCGCGCAGGCAGCAGCTCAGGCGGCGGCCAACCCCGACGCTGATACCGCAGCATCGGCAGCAGCGAACGAGAACGCCGAAGCAGCTGCCGAATCCGCAGCCAACGAAGAGGCCTCCTCGGAGACCTCGGCGGACGCGACGACCGAGACCAACGCCTCGGCGCAGAAGGCAGCCAATGCCGCCGCGAACGCCGACAACTCGGACTCGACGAATGCTCAGGCCTCGTCGGCAACCAATGCCAACGCTTCGGCGGCTGCCAGCTCGGCAGCTACTGCTGACTCCTCGTCTGAAGCGTCGGCATCTGCCGCTGCCGACGCCGATGATTCGGTGGTTTCGGACGCCAGCAATGACACCACGGCGAACGCGAACGCTACCGCTTCGGCCGCCGCATCTGCACAGGCCGATGCCGATACAGATCCCGCCGCGCAAGCAGCTGCTCAAGCAGCAGCTGATGAGGATGCCAACAACACGGCATCCGCTGCAGCGGACGAGAACGCCGAGGCAGCAGCGTCCTCCGCCGCAAACGAAGAAGCCACCGCACAGGCTTCGACCGATGCGACCACGGAGACCAACGCCGCCGCTCAGGCAGCCGCAACTGCGACAGCCGACAGCGACGACAATGACTCGGCCAACGCTGACACCACTGCCGCTCAGAATGCCAACGCATCTGCAGCAGCAGCGACAGCAGCTAATGCTGATTCCTCGTCAGAGGCCTCGGCTCAGGCCGCGGCTGATGCCGACGGCAATGACGACGGAGCTGCGGCCGACACTTCGGCCGACCCGGACGCCGATGCAGCTGACGAAGCTGACGCGAATGCCAACGTGAACGCAGCCGCTTCGGCCTCGGCTTCGGCCAACGCCGATGACGACAACAACGCGGCAGCCGAGGCAGCAGCAGTAGCAGCAGCCGATAACGATGCCAACAAAACGGCATCGGCAGCAGCGGACGAGAACGCCGAAGCAGCTGCGGAGTCGGCCGCCGACGAAGAGGCTTCCTCGGAGACCTCGACGGACGCGACCTCGGATCCGAACGCCTCGGCACAGCAGGCAGCCAACGCCGCCGCGAACGCCGACAATGAGGATGACAGCAACGCACAAGCATCCGCCGCAGCCAACGCCAACGCCGGGGCCGCCGCTTCGGCAGCATCGACGGCGGACTCCTCATCGGAGGCTTCCGCTGCGGCAGCGGCAGACGGTGACGAGGCTGACGCAGCCGCTGAAGGTGCAGAGGCCAATGCCTCCACCGACGGTGACGAGGCCAATGCTTCGGCCGACGGAGGCGCAGCCAGCGCCTCGGCAGATGGTGACGAGGCGAGCGCTTCGGCCGATTCTGAGAAGGCCACGTCGGCGAACTCCTCGGCGTCGGCTGATTCGGACCAGGCCGCATCAGCCAACGCCGGAACCTCGGCGAGCGCCAATGCCGGATCCGGTGCCAACGCCTCGGCTGGCTCGAGCACGAATGCCTCGGGCAGCAGCGCCGGTGGAGACCTTCCGCGGACGGGTGCCGACGGCGTCCCGGCCATGGTCGGATTCGCCGCACTGCTCCTCGCCGGTGGTGCCGCAGCGGTGTGGGCAACCCGCCGCTACCGTGCCTCGGCAGGCAAACACTGA
- a CDS encoding class I SAM-dependent methyltransferase codes for MRTFDELVAEAQSADASGWGFDWLDWRATEERPPWGYATLLARRLSTATAALDIDTGGGEVIDEAPVLPARMAVTESYAPNVAIARHRLGPRGVDVVEADPHRLPFANGSFDLVSSRHPVTPVWSEISRVLVPGGTYLAQHVGPESAFDLIEFFLGPLPENRKARDPEAESSAAEAAGLTVDSLRTARCRMEFYDVGAIVWILRKCPWWVPDFTVESYEPQLRELDARMRRGDPFVAYSTRHLIVASKRG; via the coding sequence ATGCGCACATTCGACGAGCTCGTCGCCGAGGCCCAGTCCGCCGACGCCTCCGGATGGGGGTTCGATTGGCTCGACTGGCGCGCCACCGAAGAGCGTCCACCGTGGGGCTACGCGACACTGCTCGCCCGGCGCCTGTCGACGGCGACTGCGGCCCTCGACATCGACACCGGCGGCGGAGAGGTCATCGACGAGGCACCGGTCCTGCCCGCGCGCATGGCCGTCACTGAGTCCTACGCCCCGAACGTCGCCATCGCCCGGCACCGGCTCGGTCCGCGCGGTGTCGATGTCGTCGAGGCGGACCCGCACCGACTGCCCTTCGCCAACGGCAGCTTCGACCTCGTCAGTTCGCGTCATCCGGTCACACCCGTATGGTCGGAGATCTCCCGCGTCCTCGTGCCCGGAGGAACCTATCTTGCCCAGCACGTCGGTCCCGAATCGGCGTTCGACCTCATCGAGTTCTTCCTCGGGCCGCTGCCGGAGAATCGGAAGGCCCGCGATCCCGAAGCCGAATCCTCCGCCGCCGAGGCTGCCGGACTCACCGTCGATTCGCTGCGGACCGCACGCTGCCGCATGGAGTTCTACGACGTCGGGGCCATCGTGTGGATCCTGCGCAAATGCCCGTGGTGGGTTCCCGACTTCACGGTCGAGAGCTATGAGCCGCAGCTGCGTGAACTCGATGCCCGGATGCGCCGAGGCGACCCTTTCGTCGCGTATTCGACCCGTCACCTCATCGTGGCGTCGAAGCGAGGGTGA
- a CDS encoding alpha/beta hydrolase fold domain-containing protein, producing the protein MIPGVTVDSELTEELLATIPTDIVEAMSPQMREVLSIQAARAEECRAIGEMAANSAGELSPADRDTLAKRAEYRAERTLWNEGGPIMARTDDRHIRAAGVDVPIRIHRPTAEAVLPGIVFLHGGGYSVGDLDTHDRIMRVLAEATGSAVIGVDYSLSPEAAFPQALHECAAIVDDLARHGREYGLDGARLAAAGDSAGASLAIGAALLLRDEPEVVAAAPASFASLRALISIYGGHGLVDSASRRLFGGDWDGMGAGDLNNLMSEYFASPDDAESSYVAHLTADLTGLPPVFVAAAGLDPLRDDSRALARTLQRAGTEVTFEEYPHVLHSFLHFGRVLDDTTTVLRHATAFAARQLR; encoded by the coding sequence ATGATTCCCGGCGTAACCGTCGACTCCGAGCTCACCGAAGAGCTGCTCGCCACGATTCCCACCGACATCGTCGAGGCGATGTCACCGCAGATGCGCGAGGTCCTGTCGATCCAGGCCGCGCGGGCCGAGGAATGTCGGGCGATCGGCGAAATGGCCGCGAACTCAGCGGGTGAACTCTCCCCCGCCGACCGCGACACCCTGGCCAAGCGCGCCGAATACCGCGCCGAACGAACCCTGTGGAACGAGGGCGGGCCGATCATGGCCCGCACCGACGATCGACACATCCGTGCCGCCGGCGTCGACGTTCCCATCCGCATCCACCGCCCTACCGCCGAGGCGGTTCTGCCCGGAATCGTGTTCCTCCACGGCGGCGGGTACAGCGTCGGCGACCTCGACACCCATGACCGGATCATGCGGGTCCTCGCCGAGGCGACCGGCAGCGCCGTCATCGGCGTCGACTATTCCCTCTCCCCCGAGGCGGCATTCCCGCAGGCCCTCCACGAATGCGCGGCGATCGTCGATGACCTGGCCAGGCACGGTCGCGAGTACGGACTCGACGGTGCACGGCTGGCCGCCGCCGGCGACTCTGCCGGAGCCAGTCTGGCGATCGGTGCGGCACTGCTGCTGCGCGACGAACCGGAAGTCGTGGCGGCAGCACCCGCAAGCTTTGCCTCCCTGCGCGCCCTCATCTCGATCTACGGCGGTCACGGACTCGTGGACTCCGCCAGCCGCAGACTCTTCGGCGGCGACTGGGACGGAATGGGAGCCGGCGACCTCAACAATCTGATGAGCGAATACTTCGCCTCACCCGACGACGCGGAATCCTCCTACGTCGCACACCTGACCGCCGACCTGACCGGTCTGCCACCGGTGTTCGTGGCAGCCGCCGGACTCGACCCGCTGCGCGACGACAGCCGCGCGCTGGCCAGAACACTTCAACGCGCAGGCACCGAGGTGACGTTCGAGGAGTACCCGCACGTCCTCCACTCGTTCCTCCACTTCGG
- a CDS encoding peptidyl-tRNA hydrolase, translated as MTENLRNEHMRRHETDHEVPWSLPIVVRRSKTAITRHIDVLEATARAVVTFLDDPRTQPGGQWHDAVAYWRDGAIRKVVRRGDGKKLEDARALGSVSVTFGGTDDFGPAEALVFEPGPVEPLPHELKKLQVGGTEFPDEGESSVPVAEAVVTVELSPELTLTTGKAAAQCGHAAQLAYEQMPAEVRDRWRDSGFSLRVQTATKDAWADNEQQVSVVDAGFTEVDGPTETVRAKW; from the coding sequence TTGACCGAAAACTTGCGCAACGAACACATGCGCCGACACGAAACCGACCATGAGGTGCCCTGGTCCCTGCCCATCGTCGTGCGCCGGTCGAAGACCGCTATCACCCGCCACATCGACGTCCTCGAAGCCACCGCCCGCGCCGTCGTGACCTTCCTCGACGATCCGCGCACCCAACCTGGCGGCCAGTGGCACGATGCCGTCGCCTACTGGCGCGATGGCGCCATCCGCAAGGTCGTGCGCCGCGGTGACGGCAAGAAGCTCGAGGATGCTCGGGCGTTGGGCAGCGTGAGCGTGACCTTCGGCGGCACCGACGATTTCGGCCCCGCCGAGGCGCTCGTGTTCGAGCCCGGCCCCGTCGAACCGTTGCCGCACGAGCTGAAGAAGCTCCAGGTCGGCGGCACAGAGTTCCCCGATGAGGGCGAATCGTCGGTCCCCGTCGCCGAGGCGGTCGTGACCGTCGAACTCTCACCCGAACTGACGCTGACGACCGGCAAAGCCGCTGCCCAATGTGGGCATGCCGCGCAGTTGGCGTATGAGCAGATGCCCGCCGAGGTGCGTGATCGTTGGCGCGACTCGGGCTTCAGTCTGCGCGTGCAGACGGCTACGAAGGACGCATGGGCGGACAACGAGCAGCAGGTCAGCGTCGTCGACGCCGGTTTCACCGAAGTCGACGGACCCACGGAGACCGTGCGCGCCAAGTGGTGA
- a CDS encoding deoxyguanosinetriphosphate triphosphohydrolase family protein produces MERLKLHTTGGRERNVAEVARPNEDEFRVDIERIRFSPFFSRLASVTQVIPQAGSGTVIHNRLTHSLKVSAVARSIAITLNNADERTREVVGRLGGCDPVVVQAAAAAHDLGHPPFGHLGEKELDRVARALLRLDDGFEGNAQTFRILTALDSCEATARGLNLTRAVRAAVLKYPWERGEWSGDRVDSAARMPRGVGDEVSEGAMKYSAYVTEVDEMAEVLSAFPAIGRYQQTLECAVMDVADDIAYAVHDLDDFYRSNVLQYTAVSAELGRWLRDCRELAALDDAELDRRRPGHALEAIRRHTREKDPWIASEEAFRESVERINRDLVEGLLAVPYDGGLEADRAVTRFTRRWIDRLQASIVVDPDPHIRSGHVRLSQDAWHDVVVLKFVHAKFVLERSDLAVYQRGQTRIIASLVEGFHEWLLDPDEATRIPRRLVDSVEASTQEYQDLYARNPAALGEEGAAAIVRRGRARAVVDYVASFTDAQAMSVNALITGASEEPWEAGRGL; encoded by the coding sequence ATGGAACGTCTCAAACTGCACACCACAGGGGGCCGCGAACGCAACGTCGCCGAGGTGGCCCGTCCCAACGAGGACGAGTTCCGCGTCGATATCGAACGGATCCGATTCTCCCCGTTCTTCTCCCGGCTGGCCTCGGTCACCCAGGTGATCCCACAGGCCGGGTCCGGTACTGTCATCCACAACCGGCTGACCCACTCACTCAAGGTCTCCGCGGTGGCCCGGTCGATCGCGATCACGCTCAACAACGCCGATGAGCGGACACGGGAAGTTGTGGGTCGCCTCGGCGGGTGTGATCCGGTGGTCGTGCAGGCGGCAGCGGCCGCCCACGATCTGGGGCACCCACCGTTCGGCCACCTCGGCGAGAAGGAGCTCGACCGAGTGGCGCGGGCGCTGCTGCGCCTCGATGACGGTTTCGAGGGAAACGCGCAGACATTTCGGATCCTCACAGCGCTCGACAGCTGTGAGGCCACGGCGCGGGGGCTCAACCTCACGCGGGCGGTCAGGGCGGCGGTGCTGAAGTATCCGTGGGAGCGCGGGGAATGGAGCGGTGATCGGGTGGACTCGGCGGCGCGGATGCCGCGTGGGGTCGGCGATGAGGTCTCCGAAGGGGCGATGAAGTATTCGGCCTACGTCACCGAGGTCGACGAGATGGCGGAGGTGCTCTCCGCATTCCCGGCGATCGGGAGGTATCAGCAGACGCTCGAGTGTGCGGTGATGGATGTCGCCGACGATATCGCATATGCGGTGCACGACCTCGACGATTTCTACCGGTCGAACGTGCTGCAGTACACGGCGGTGTCGGCTGAACTGGGACGATGGCTGCGTGACTGCCGGGAATTGGCGGCATTGGATGATGCCGAACTGGACCGGCGTCGGCCGGGGCATGCGCTCGAGGCGATTCGCCGGCACACGCGGGAGAAGGATCCGTGGATCGCGTCCGAGGAGGCGTTCCGGGAATCGGTCGAGCGGATCAATCGGGACCTCGTCGAGGGCCTGCTCGCGGTTCCCTACGACGGTGGACTGGAAGCCGATCGGGCAGTCACCCGATTCACCAGGAGGTGGATCGATCGGCTGCAGGCCTCGATCGTCGTCGACCCGGATCCGCACATCCGCAGCGGGCATGTGCGGCTGAGCCAGGATGCGTGGCATGACGTGGTGGTGCTGAAGTTCGTGCATGCGAAGTTCGTGCTCGAGCGTTCTGATCTGGCGGTCTATCAGCGCGGGCAGACTCGGATCATCGCGTCTTTGGTCGAGGGGTTCCACGAGTGGCTGCTCGATCCGGATGAGGCGACGCGGATTCCCCGGCGTCTCGTCGATTCCGTTGAGGCGTCGACGCAGGAGTATCAGGACCTGTACGCGCGCAATCCTGCCGCGCTGGGGGAGGAGGGTGCGGCGGCGATCGTCCGGCGGGGCCGAGCCCGGGCGGTCGTGGACTACGTCGCCTCGTTCACCGATGCGCAGGCGATGTCGGTCAATGCCCTCATCACCGGAGCGTCCGAGGAGCCGTGGGAGGCCGGACGCGGGTTGTAG